In the Pararge aegeria chromosome 16, ilParAegt1.1, whole genome shotgun sequence genome, TCTTGTTGGAATCTATTGACTTCTTTGAACCAATTGTTATATTATCTTTTCCTCGAGGCCAGCGCTTTGtgttattgtataattattatgtacacgAGGCTTGTTGAAAAAGTTGTACCAACTTATCCCGATGAACTTTTTCATGAGGTCAAGAGGTACTTTTTACGACCTTCCTAGTGCAGTGGTGAGCTCTGTGGTCTAATaggtgggaggtcccgggtacgTTCCCTGGCAGTaacaatttgtattttataatttcttaactatTTTAGGCTGGTATTCTTaggttgtggctagttaccaccgctTAGGGGCTTGAAGGTATACCTTATAACTGCTATAAACAACaagttagctcgctaccatcttaaatgTCATCGTCACTTAGTATCAGATATACCAAAACCCTAACTGGAGAAGTAAACAACAAGTGCATTCGTTTGCAGAATGAGTTTGCTTATTTGATGCTTTTAAATGTCAAcatcctttttttaaaatacataatatgcaATAATAAAAACGACCTTATAAATCAGAACAAATAACCAATTCTTAGTAAAAAGTACTCAATATccgaaagtctgtttgtttcCAAACTAAGCatccaattaacttgattttcggcatagagttagttgaaaagacggagagtaccTACTCGTATCATATAGACTTTCTACCTCAGAAAAATAAACGGATTCGTAAACGGACCGCGAGCTACAGCTAgtagaatttaaattaaatattttgttttgtaattacctaatttattttattgtctcgCTAAGTTTATAATTCATGAGTAAAACTCATTCTATTTGATTCCATAGCCTAAACATCTCGTTTGAAATGGCTCGTTTTAGTCTCATGTTAAACAATCAATCTACTATTTAATATGGATTTGTGTGTCGGTTGTGTAGCGAACGTTGTTGCTTGccttgattttaattattatgtgcCTGTTCTTTTCAGGTATTCATATGAGATGCTTGTGGAGACTGCACACTTCCTTCTATCTAGAACTCCAGTCAGGCCGATGATTGGGGTTATATGCGGCTCTGGGATGGGTTCGTATTGGAACGAGGGTatatattgcatattatatGACCATACTATCACCCGGCAGCCCCGGATCTATAAGCAAGTGTACTTGGCCCGGCTGGGTTAGTTTAATATCCACGGAACGTCATGCCTACTGCCCATttagttttatagttatttgGGTAAGAGAACACCAACTCTGttctacctatatatatatattttaaaacaatccattaccggcccacgatAACGGCCCATTACCGAAGAACGATGTAGGCCGTAGTTCATCACGCGGGCCAAGAGAGAATGGGTGAACTCTCATTGCTTAAATTAACGCCCAAAAATTATAGGTGTGTGCCGGGGAACGAACTTTATCCCCCCACAAGGGAAGCTGAAGCATTACCCACTGAGCTATAGCGGCTTCTTAAAATACAATGGCAGGTTGCAAAATAGCCCTTCGCTTTTCAATGGGATTCAGTGTGAAAAGCACAGCACAGATTTCAGAACTGCCAATTTAGTTAAGGTACTTTAGAAAGTTTTAAACAGAATCGAATCCTTTTCTTCTGAGGGTTTCCTTCTAGAGAGGgttttctttcaaaaaaaactgtttggtGCAAGGCACAGTGacttagcgttccagtacgacgCGACGTcccgtagaagccgattagggagGAGTATGGGTAACTGCCTTACCTGGCTTTTAAGTTCGCAGCAGCGGCTGGGCGTCTTCATCTCTCATATTTGTTGACGTCACTTAATAAGATGGTTGAGGAACTTTTCTCATATGTTGCTGATAATAACCAGGACCGAATAGGTTGGAGAAAACGATGCTAATGATACAAGTAGGGAATACCCtactttggaaccctcgtagctttaggtttaaattggcAAACGTAGttttcaccatcacctcacagtTAACTAAGCATGTAAgtgtgaacgcttcattagtgcctgtgataggtcaaCATGAGTAAAGAATAAGTATTTAGATTTGAATTCAATGAAGGGTAATTCCAATCCCATCTAGATAAATTCTTCCTAATTAAAAATACTCATTTGCTTAAGAGGAGGAGCGTTTATGTTTCGATGTTATGGCTCGGGCCTAGAAAATGTAGATCCGGGGCTGTCACCAGGTCATTGCTTTTATTATATCACATTGTTGCTTTTCTGTTTAacctataaataaatctattttgtaTAAACTGTCTTATGttgcaaattattttgtttgcattactttttattatagcagtgcttacataataatttaatcagtGTTTTGTTTTCTCTTCCGCTGGAAGACGTGTCCTAAGAACTTCAGAATACCGCTGTGCACTAACGTCCAAAGACGTTTCTTGATAACGAATTCATATTCATAGCAACTGGttgactaaaggcctctccgagCGGGAGcggatgggttggtgatcgcggTACAGAGGACACTGGTGCctgttcttcgttatattcccttaaccGCGAGAAGACGGGTGTAAAACTGTATTCTGTAGGGCTAGAGTGCGCACAacgagaaaattatgtctactCATTATCTCAGTTGTCCCTATCGAAAAACTTGAGCAACTGGTAGAGATAATAAACTATAGGCAGGCATACCAGCCCTACTCTTATTTGCCGTTAAAACTCGGCACAATATGAAAACATAAATTCTAAGAAAACTTTACCTGATTAAGCCTTggacatagaattaagaacatgcagaaacTATGTACACTATTAATATTggagcatcaaaaaccaatccacttgtgtttctcgaacaggcggttctatttagcagttgacagtgattattttacctccaattttctaaacgtttaccataaaatggggaaaatgggaaaattttgtGAGCAAGCATCATTTCGCGGCAGTGAAGTGAGAAGTGCAGGGGGCggttcactgtttttggacacattgCACTGCATTTAtaaatggctgaatgagggttctgtatgttctttattctatgACGTTGGCAGTATGGACGCATAGACGTATGTACAAAGTTACTCGTAGGTTAGCTGCACAGCCTGCAACTTTTCATCAAAGCGCATGCCATTATtctgtattataattttaatgacaCGCAttagaaatcttttttttttgttaccacagGATCTCTAGCTGAGAATATAGTAGATGCGCACTGTATTCCTTATgaggagattcctaattttcCAATAAGCACTGTAGAGGGCCACCACGGCAAGCTAGTGTTTGGACATCTTAATGATGTTCCAGTGGTCGCTATGCAGGGACGTTTCCATTACTATGAGGGATATCCACTATGGAAGGTGAGTTCCATCGAaattttttctattccactacaagttaactcttGACTGCCATCTTACCAGCTGGTAAGTTATGCAGCAGTCTcggatggtaacgggctaaggggtgtggcagttatattttaatctaaagtttctacgcgacatcgtatggGAACGCtgcatcgcttagcggcacgtctttatcggtagggtggttactaaaCACGACAAAAGGttcccaccaggccagaccagagcattcacaatttaaaaattctcaAATAGCCCCTGGCATCGAATCTCCCACTTTAAATCACAGcgatcaccgttgcgccagggacgCTGAATGTACttagtgaaaaaaattatatatttatttattcaattacaagtcctatagattacataattattatatcctTCAAAAGAATGTctttaatgtttacatttgaaatggaaccctgtgagggcgctgtaaccagatatAAAGGACTGGTATGGCctcctcagtggcgtgcacttcatacatgcacgaaagcactgcataccctaaaattgaaatatagcccggatttttgccattttgtgcaattttcctgctgtatgcataccctggtaagaaacccagtgcacgccactgggcctccttccattttaaaattactaatcAATCGACTTCGCATCATCTTTTTAATATCACCACTGCCCGAATCGCTTGAACAGCCTGAACATTACATatctatttaaactattttaaaacaatcaTTATACTTTGCGCTAATggcgtaaaataaataagttaattaattattgtggtTGTAGGCAAATGATGAGCGTAAATTCCAGAGTTATCTCCATCTTATTACTTACAATAAGAGTTTAAGATAACCTTTCGATAGGGGATCGGCATCTTGGCTGGTTGCATCAGTCAATCTAGAGGTTTCTACGACTCTACATTCATATTGGTCGTTCGAATAACTATTTGTTTTTACAACATTAAACCAGTTCTGTTGTACACAATTCTCTAAACCAAACTTAATTGACATATTTTAAAGTAGCATTTAACTATTCTCTTTGTGGTGCAAAATAGCACTATTCTTAAATTTTACTGTTCTATTATACACCTGTCAATTAAGTTAACattagagatttatatatatttaattattgcgcTAGTccacgtatattttttttgataaaaattcgCATAACAAAAGGTAGCGTTCTTctttaaataaacacaataataatatattattcagtgCTCTAGCTAGACccaataacattattataaaactaaattccTATGTATCGGCATCTAAATGACATTGATTTCGCGCTAACAATATCTGAACATTTTATCATGTGTTACCTACTCATAATAAAGGAAAAACTTGATTCCGCGATCCTTCTTACTTATCGGTCCGGTTCCACAAGTCAGAAtacatttactttttattattagctGCATTCCAAAGTACTAAGCTTTGGCAGTATATAACATAACTATCAACCTACTGGCGACGGGTTGGTAAGTTGTAATGATTATTCGACGTTTTTCTTAATTATCACGTCAATGGCAAAAATTTATTATGGCCTCCTGGCTACAGCCTGCCTGCCTAGCCTGGGAACAGCTAAACGTGGTCTCCTGAGTCCTGGGCACGCCGCTAGACGATGACAGTTCTTTTGATAAAGGTTGTTTTGATAAAGAACCACAAAAAAACAAGTCGTACCTAATTAGACTTAGTAATACTTAGTAtgctaaaaaattcaaaattcatttatttcacgtaggcctactttatagtttataagcacttttgaaacgtcaagtatgtatgtttttagtcACTCtagtctctaccaccggttcggaaagcttctaccgagaagagccggcatgaaactcagtagttgctcttttgtTTGTTCTATAAGTGGTTCGCCCACCTAACCATCTCTAAGCACGCTAGAGAACTTGTTTCGTTGGTCCAGTGTTTATATACGGATCATGTTAGATTACGGAATGAAATGTCCTGGGTTGGATTCCCGAGTCAGGACTAAAATCAACAGATACCAGACCAGTTGTTCAACCGCTATAGATAAatgttctactttttttttcggttttcgtAAAAAAACGAGTAAGAGTCGTAGGTAGAGCTCCTTTTGCAGATGCAGGACAAGATTAGTTTTAGCAAAATTTCAAAAAGTCACCTTTAACATTAATACGGCAGTGTGTCTCGGAGAGTACGCTAAGAAATCACTCTTGatttaatatcacttacttgtgTCTTGTGATATTAATCGTTATAGGTCTCCAACCCACAATGGAATAGTGTGGTGGCTAAAGCTTTAAATTCTATCTCTCACAAGAGTAGAGACCTGTGCCAAGCTGTTGGATAAAGAGCATAGGAGATTCAACATAGAAATTCATTTGAATTAAACATAGAATCCATTTTAATTAtccatttttctttttagtgcTGTTTACCCATTAGAGTAATGAAGTTACTTGGCGTGAAAACGCTCATAGCAACCAATGCTGCCGGAGGTCTCAACCCTAACTACAAAATCGGGGATTTGATGATCGTAAAGGACCACATAAACATGATGGGATTTGCCGGTAACAATCCCTTACACGGACCAAATGACGAGAGATTCGGTCCACGCTTTCCACCGATGAACAAAGCCTATAATTATGAGTACAGAAAGATTGCCAAAGAGGTAAGTGAAACTTCATATCGCCGTAAATCAGTAggaatacctacttattaactAACTTTATTACCTACTTTGACTATACCTAGGTACTATAGTTAAAATAGGTAAGttagtaggtactactactaata is a window encoding:
- the LOC120630384 gene encoding purine nucleoside phosphorylase-like isoform X2; translated protein: MAPINADVVNGSKASSLPKTTLPEVETESNGNKRYSYEMLVETAHFLLSRTPVRPMIGVICGSGMGSLAENIVDAHCIPYEEIPNFPISTVEGHHGKLVFGHLNDVPVVAMQGRFHYYEGYPLWKCCLPIRVMKLLGVKTLIATNAAGGLNPNYKIGDLMIVKDHINMMGFAGNNPLHGPNDERFGPRFPPMNKAYNYEYRKIAKEVAKELNIQDIVREGVYTCLGGPNFETVAEINMLKLVGVDAVGMSTVHEVITARHCDMNVFGLSLITNECVTSYEHEGEANHEEVLDVGRMRQDILRNYLSKLVVRFAQILKRDNP
- the LOC120630384 gene encoding purine nucleoside phosphorylase-like isoform X1 produces the protein MAPINADVVNGSKASSLPKTTLPEVETESNGNKRYSYEMLVETAHFLLSRTPVRPMIGVICGSGMGSYWNEGSLAENIVDAHCIPYEEIPNFPISTVEGHHGKLVFGHLNDVPVVAMQGRFHYYEGYPLWKCCLPIRVMKLLGVKTLIATNAAGGLNPNYKIGDLMIVKDHINMMGFAGNNPLHGPNDERFGPRFPPMNKAYNYEYRKIAKEVAKELNIQDIVREGVYTCLGGPNFETVAEINMLKLVGVDAVGMSTVHEVITARHCDMNVFGLSLITNECVTSYEHEGEANHEEVLDVGRMRQDILRNYLSKLVVRFAQILKRDNP